The nucleotide window cacacacacacacacacacacacacacacacacacacaaataaaaataaatcttaaggggctggagagatggcacagtgatcaagagcactggctgctcttccagaggacctgggttcagttcccagcacccacatggcagctcacacctgtctgtaactccagttccaaggtttCTGACACCCtaacacagacataaaataaaataaaaataaaggcaatggtgatgcatgcctttaatgaggcaggtctctgagttcaaggccaatctagtatacagagtgagttccaggacagccagagctacccagagaaaacctgtctcaaacaaaacaaaaacaagaaacaaagaaagaaaaggtgagcATGCAGGTCCAAGGTGTCCAAAGGGCTCAGCCAGGGCCACAGGCTGTCAGGCTGAGAAAGAACTAGATCCTGATTGTTAGTCTAAGCTTGGTAGAGCCAATGTCAGGCCAGATGTTGGAGAAGGACTGTGAATTTCAGCCTCAATTCAAAGCCAACCCAGGACTGGGTGCCGCTCAGTAATAGAGTTTGTGCATAGTGTGTATGAGGCCCTggtttctgtccccagcaccaaaaaaaagaaaagagagagggagggaggaaggaaagaaggaaggaaggaaggaaggaaggaaggaaggaaggaaggaaggaaggaaggaaaagagacaaaCAAGCTGGGGGCCCCTTCATCATAAGCCAGACAAGCAGGGTCAAAGCATCCTCCTTTGGGGACCTGCCCGGTCATGGAGAGCCCCGGGCAGACCCTCCCTCTCCATTTTACCCAGCATGCCCCTTTTCAGCCCATCACTCACATTTCATCACCACCAGGTTCACTTCCTGATGCAGTGTGCCTTTGGCCAGAGTTAGAGTCAGGTTTCCGGAACCAGCACTCTCTAGCGAGACCTGGGGTATCCTGAGGCGGAGTGGGAGCGATTCCTCCATCTGGGGCTTGAGGTTGCCCTCCCTGGTCTTTTGCATGGACACCTTCTTATTCTCCAGGGAGAAGGTGATCCAGGGCTGTGGCGAGGGGGccttctctgccttccacctcAGCTGCCCCTGCAGATTTTCTTCTCCAAAGTTAAGTGGAAAGGAAAGCTCCACAAGCTCGCCTTCACTCTTATAGACTGTGGTAGATGTCTTCTGGAAACCTGGAGGTGAGAAGGGAACAGGTATAACCCTgagtgaggagggagaggaagatgagGGAGTATATGGGGGGGCAAACTTATGGCACAGGGGATCGGGTCAGTCTACCCACCAAGGTTGTCATTTTGTCATTTCTCTCTCCTTGGGACCCCTGGAGCCCAGGAGTGACTTGATCTCTGCTTACCATCCTTCACAAAATAAGAGCCAACATGTAAATAAGgcttgctgtgtgccaggcactagcCTAGATGCTGTAcattgtagtttttttcttttcttttctttcttttttttgggggggggcggggcttctctgtgtagctctggctgtcttggaactcgctatatagaccaggctggccttgaactcacagaaatccacctgcctctgcctcccgagtgctgagatcaaaggcgagTGCccgtgtggtgatattttatttgtgcgctaacaaataaagtttgcctgaagattagatcaggagtttaaggccaccctgggctacatgagattgatccagtctaaaagagaaacagagccaggtggtggaggctcaTGCCTTCCTTCTTGTATACCCCCTAGGTTGCTGTAATGGGGGAAGGGACCTCAGCTGAAGAGGGGTCTGGATACATCCCTGTCACCCACTCCAGCAGCTCCCAAAATCAACTTAAGAGAAGAGCAAGGCCTGGGAGTTCGTGAGCCAGAAGGAggctgaaaggagggagcctcttACCCAACACTGAGATGTTGATATCAAAGTTATTCTTCTGCTGGCTCTGGGTTACGGTGCAGGTCCAGATGCCACTGTCCTGAATCCTTAGGCTAGGCATGGAGAGGGTTTTGGAGCCCTTGACAATTCTATTCCCTGGGCCTCTGCACTCTATTGAGGGGCTAGTGACCTTGGAGCTGCTATCCAAGGCAAGCGTCAGACTCTGCCCCTGCAGCAGACGGGTGTCTGGACTGGCAGTCACTGTGGAAGAAGCAGATGACTTGGATCACAACACACCATCCCCAAGcacaaagaagaaagacaaaccaGAGTATCTTTccactgtcccctctcccaaCAGTGCCTCCCCTCCTAACTCCCAGCTGCCCATTCCCAGCACAAGGCAGagttcccctcctcttcctctcccttcttcctgtctccttccttcctctagttCCTTCCccctgctttccttctctcttggtctcccacccccaaaccccaTTAGCCAAGAGCAGGGAGCAGTCTGACCCCATGTGGTCTGAGAAATGTCATCAGCTCAGAAGTGGAAGGGAGTAAGGAGGTATCTGTGTTCCCGGGCTACCCCACTCACCTCTGAACACCCACAGCTCCACCTCCATCTTCTTGTTCTCCACCTCACAGATGTAAGTCTTTGAGTCTTCCATCTTAAGTTTATTGATGATGAGAGGAAATGATCCTCTGTCCCATGCAGCTTTTTTCGAATCAAAACGGTCAGACCCATCAAATGAACCTGTGAGTAGAAGCCATACAAAGGAAGTTGAAATGATCTGGTGTCCTAGCATCCCTGCCAAGAATAGTGCCCACAACTATTGCAGTCTTTATTTCACCCCTCAGGGGACCCCAGACTGATGAGGAGGCCTATCGTATCTATTTACATGTGGGAACAATATCCTACGAGctcagaaaatattataaaacaatatGCTTATTTGGAGAGCACCCACTCACAGGCCGAACACTTTACATGAACCATCCCGTTATCTTCACACTGATTCCAGGAAATACACACTGTTGTGCCTACAGTGCAGATATGGACCCTGTCACTCAGCGTTGGAACAATTGCTCAAGTCCATACATCTTAATAATTTGTCATAGCAGCCAGAATTATTAATGTACATTCAGACTAAATACCTCCCCCAAAGGTATTTTTTGGTTTCCTCCTCTTCAAGGCCTACTTGTCTGTCACAGACACCTTTGTGAGCATCCTGGTCATTCTGTTTCTTGTCTGTCTTCTTGGacttctctttctgctgctgtggtacTGACTTCCAAAGCAATGATTAGCAAGTGTCATCTCCTGCGTAGGACCAAAGCTAGCAGCTTCCACTGGACACTCTGTCTTCTTCCCACCTCTGTCCACAGGCCACCATTGGGAAA belongs to Onychomys torridus chromosome 3, mOncTor1.1, whole genome shotgun sequence and includes:
- the Cd4 gene encoding T-cell surface glycoprotein CD4, with protein sequence MMNRGIPFRHLFLALQLAQLPAATQGKTVVLGKERASAELPCKGSQKALFFWKFPDQTRILGNQNNFLTKGSFDGSDRFDSKKAAWDRGSFPLIINKLKMEDSKTYICEVENKKMEVELWVFRVTASPDTRLLQGQSLTLALDSSSKVTSPSIECRGPGNRIVKGSKTLSMPSLRIQDSGIWTCTVTQSQQKNNFDINISVLGFQKTSTTVYKSEGELVELSFPLNFGEENLQGQLRWKAEKAPSPQPWITFSLENKKVSMQKTREGNLKPQMEESLPLRLRIPQVSLESAGSGNLTLTLAKGTLHQEVNLVVMKLSQKDNAVTCEVRGPASLKMRLTLKLENQDRVSRQEKVVEVLNPEAGLWQCQLAEGNEVKINSTIHVSSRGLKQDQPMFLALVLGGIFSFLGFIGLCILCCVKCRHQQRQAERMSQIKRLLSEKKTCQCPHRMQKTQNFI